The following coding sequences are from one Humulus lupulus chromosome X, drHumLupu1.1, whole genome shotgun sequence window:
- the LOC133803892 gene encoding histidine kinase 5 yields the protein MVCEMEETDHRIEEMDIEILPSMWPEDIGFDAGKQFNVERPGQDQDMLEEVTIMDEPTIVDFQRLIELTNYSEKGSSQLTYLVKHWEYKQANAVRLLREELDILSKQREEVELKKLEILEEHRFEEDTYGDKRPISILDGVYDIWPPVPRVRNDVVVQNKSVEIDAEYDTVVYWKQRALHLEKRLQASVDRENALVEKLEESIKDLERQSSPVEELSQILKRADNFLHFVLQNAPVVIGHQDNELRYRFIYNHFPSLHEQDIIGKTDVEIFTGAGVKESQDFKREVLEKKLPAKREITFETELFGSKTFLIYVEPVFSKSGETIGINYMGMDVTDQVRKREKMAKVREELAVQKAKETELNKTIHITEETMRAKQMLATMSHEIRSPLSGVVSMAEILTTTKLDREQRQLLEVMLSSGDLVLQLINDILDLSKVESGVMKLEATKFHPREVVKHVLQTAAASLQKVLTLEGHVADDVPIEVIGDVLRIRQILTNLISNAVKFTHEGKVGIKLYVVPTPSWGREEGCNEQFNAEQSTSPENGVKEEKPKSHHSHVNGSSYQNHSNGGEPRTPNKTEAPRTADMDQDQSHSSETTVWIRCDVYDTGIGIPENALHTLFKRYMQVSADHARKYGGTGLGLAICKQLVELMGGRLTVSSREKYGSTFTFILPYKVSNGSDSSDDSDELSDMANHDTASDDATESYFQFQPHTLGSLFNSNGSSRTQNLLPHKIGFTTSHKPNGLPPTSYAFASSDCIPEETVSVVKTMSEPEISANKENGVFERKKCQDNTKDQLQNTGTDPPTHNAEASKDSLEVSPCQKQGKSEPTVPCSTLEPKILLVEDNKINIMVAQSMMKQLGHSIEVVNNGAEAVKAIQRRPYGLVLMDVHMPVMNGLQATRIIRSFEETGSWEAAKKAGIELSDSSLQNGHAIMPSTKRIPIIAMTANALSESAEECYENGMDSFVSKPVTFQKLKQCLEQFLPP from the exons ATGGTTTGCGAGATGGAGGAGACCGATCATCGAATCGAAGAAATGGACATCGAAATCCTGCCTTCTATGTGGCCTGAAGATATTGGATTTGATGCTGGAAAACAGTTCAATGTGGAGAGACCAGGACAAGATCAAGACATGTTAGAAGAAGTTACAATAATGGACGAGCCAACCATAGTTGATTTCCAGAGACTTATAGAGCTAACCAACTACAGCGAAAAGGGCTCTTCTCAGTTAACATACCTTGTTAAACACTGGGAGTACAAACAAGCCAATGCTGTGAGGTTGTTAAGAGAAGAGCTTGACATATTAAGCAAGCAAAGGGAGGAAGTTGAGCTCAAGAAGTTGGAGATTTTGGAAGAGCATAGATTCGAAGAAGACACTTATGGCGATAAACGTCCTATTTCGATTCTAGATGGTGTTTATGACATATGGCCGCCTGTTCCTCGTGTTAGAAACGATGTTGTTGTTCAAAACAAGAGTGTTGAGATTGATGCTGAGTATGACACTGTTGTGTATTGGAAACAAAGAGCTTTGCATTTGGAGAAGCGTTTGCAGGCTAGTGTGGATAGAGAGAATGCTCTTGTTGAGAAGTTGGAGGAAAGCATCAAAGATCTCGAGAGGCAATCCTCACCGGTTGAAGAACTGTCTCAGATTTTGAAGAGAGCAGATAATTTCTTGCACTTTGTGCTTCAGAATGCTCCTGTTGTTATTGGTCATCAG GACAACGAATTGCGGTACCGGTTTATCTATAATCACTTCCCAAGTTTGCACGAGCAG GATATTATAGGGAAAACAGATGTAGAAATTTTTACCGGAGCAGGTGTCAAAGAATCTCAAGATTTCAAAAGAGAAGTTTTGGAGAAGAAATTGCCAGCAAAAAGGGAGATCACTTTTGAGACAGAATTGTTTGGTTCAAAGACTTTTTTGATATATGTTGAACCAGTCTTTAGCAAGTCAGGAGAGACTATTGGTATTAATTATATGGGGATGGATGTTACTGATCAA GtgagaaaaagagaaaagatgGCAAAGGTAAGGGAAGAATTAGCAGTACAAAAAGCCAAAGAAACAGAATTGAACAAAACTATTCACATAACAG AGGAGACAATGAGAGCAAAGCAAATGCTGGCAACAATGTCTCATGAGATAAGATCTCCACTCTCTGGAGTTGTAAGCATGGCTGAGATTCTTACCACCACAAAGCTCGACCGCGAGCAGCGTCAGCTGTTGGAAGTCATGTTATCTTCGGGAGATTTGGTCCTCCAACTGATTAACGACATCCTTGACCTTTCTAAGGTCGAGTCAG GAGTAATGAAGTTGGAGGCTACAAAATTTCATCCGAGAGAGGTAGTAAAGCATGTTCTCCAGACTGCTGCAGCATCCTTGCAGAAAGTTTTGACTTTGGAAGGGCATGTTGCAGATGATGTTCCTATTGAG GTCATTGGAGATGTTCTAAGAATTAGGCAAATTCTTACAAATTTGATCAG CAATGCAGTGAAGTTTACTCATGAAGGGAAAGTTGGGATAAAACTTTATGTGGTACCAACTCCATCATGGGGAAGAGAAGAAGGGTGTAATGAGCAGTTTAATGCTGAGCAATCAACATCTCCAGAAAATGGTGTTAAAGAGGAAAAACCAAAATCTCATCACAGCCATGTAAACGGTTCTTCTTATCAGAACCATTCCAATGGTGGTGAACCTAGAACTCCAAACAAGACTGAAGCCCCAAGGACTGCAGATATGGATCAAGATCAATCTCATTCTTCTGAAACCACAGTTTGGATAAGATGTGATGTGTATGATACAGGAATTGGTATCCCAG AAAATGCTCTGCATACTTTGTTCAAGAGGTACATGCAAGTTAGTGCTGATCATGCTCGAAAATATGGTGGGACTGGATTAGGATTGGCTATATGCAAGCAACTG GTTGAGCTTATGGGGGGTCGTCTCACAGTGTCTAGCCGAGAAAAATATGGATCCACATTCACTTTTATACTTCCTTACAAAGTTTCAAATGGAAGTGATAGTTCTGATGACTCTGATGAACTTTCTGATATGGCTAATCATGACACTGCATCTGATGATGCAACCGAGAGCTATTTCCAGTTCCAACCGCACACTTTAGGTTCTCTATTCAATTCCAATGGCTCCAGTAGGACTCAGAATCTACTACCCCACAAGATTGGCTTTACCACCTCACATAAACCCAACGGTTTGCCGCCTACTTCTTATGCCTTTGCCTCTAGTGACTGCATACCCGAAGAGACAGTTTCAGTTGTAAAAACAATGTCAGAACCAGAAATTTCAGCAAATAAAGAAAATGGAGTTTTTGAGAGGAAAAAGTGTCAAGATAACACAAAGGATCAGCTCCAAAATACTGGTACAGATCCACCAACTCATAATGCAGAGGCAAGTAAGGACTCATTAGAAGTGTCACCATGTCAAAAGCAGGGGAAATCTGAACCAACAGTACCATGTTCAACCTTAGAACCTAAGATACTTCTTGTTGAAGACAATAAGATCAATATCATGGTGGCGCAGTCGATGATGAAGCAACTAGGCCACAGTATAGAAGTGGTGAACAATGGCGCTGAAGCTGTGAAAGCAATTCAGCGCCGCCCTTATGGTCTTGTTCTAATG GATGTTCACATGCCGGTTATGAATGGTCTCCAAGCTACAAGAATAATCCGTTCTTTTGAGGAAACTGGCAGTTGGGAAGCTGCAAAAAAAGCTGGAATCGAACTCAGCGATTCTTCTTTGCAAAACGGTCACGCCATTATGCCATCCACAAAGCGAATTCCCATCATTGCG ATGACAGCAAATGCATTGTCAGAGAGTGCTGAAGAGTGTTATGAAAATGGTATGGACTCGTTTGTATCAAAGCCAGTAACTTTTCAGAAGTTGAAACAGtgtcttgaacaatttttacctccataa